The DNA sequence CCTCTTGTTGCCCTCTTCGTAGAACTTGAAAAGGGCCTTCCGCGAAGCCTCCTGCCGTGCTTCTTTCACAGGAAAAAGCAGGCAGGGGATGTCCTGCATTCTCTCATATTATACCGGGGTAAGGCCGCTTTTTCAATTTTTAATCTTTTCCGCGCAGCCTGCGGATCCGTTCCTTAACCTCTGAAAGCTCGTTCTCGATTTCTCGCCTGTGCTCCTCCAAACGCTTCTGGTATTCCTCAAGCATTTCAATCTCCTCCTCAACGTCTGGAAAAGAACCGAACCTCCCCCAAAAAGGGGGTACGCTCCAGGCGAAGCTCAACCCGAAAGGCCCCCCAAACTTCCACCAAAAACTTTTACCAGCCATTAGCTATCCTCCTTTATGAAGTTATCTCGCGTTGCCCAAGGGGAAAGCGGTAGTCACCGAACTGAATCTCCCAGATCTTTTCGTCTCCCGAAAGAGGCGATAAAACCTTGATTATCTCGTGCTTAAAGTCCACACGCGTTACGATACCCAGGGCGCTTGCCGACCCGGATTCGTTCACGAGCGCCACCAGGACTCCCTCGAAGTCAGCGGAGCGGTACTGGAGAATGCGGCTCCTCCCCAGCCCCGCGCAAGCGCTTAACCGGGCCAATTCTTCTTCCCCTAACTGCTCCCTGGTAACAACGAAATTCCGCTCCGGGGAACATTCCATCCATAAAATATCTTTTGTGAGGGAACGGGCCAAGTTTTCCCTCCAGTCTTTGCCGAGAGGCTGCCCGGTACCGAGAACGCCCCGGGTGAAAGCGACATCCTTGAAAGAGAACTCGTGCTCAGTGCTCCCATGAAAATACTGGCGCCACTTTTCGGCGCGGTTGCGCGCCCGCACCTCGAAGGTTTTACGTTCCACCTGAGGCCCTACCTCTAACCTGTAAACCTGACTTTTGCGCTCCCACAGGCGGGCCAGGCTTTCGAGTTCTCTCCTGCGCTGAAAGAAAACGACGTTGTCCGGTTCTAAAGCATCCAGCTTGTACTCTTTGAGGGTTCTTCCCAATCTCCCCTGTACAAGTCCGGTCGTGTCAACAACTATTTTGTCCGGTATGCGGCCTGCCCTGCTCCGGGCCGCCTCCACCATCTTTTTCACCCCTACAACACAGGGAAGCAAGTGTCTTTGGGGGCTGATCGCCCCAACAAAGTAGAAGAAGGCCATAGGAATGCTCTTGAGCTCCTCAACGGGGTTATCCGGGAAACCAAGGCTGACAGTACCGGGAGGGCCGATGCTCGATTGCCCGATGTCGGCGTCAACTACCGCACAGGACCGGTGAGCCCTCAGAGTCTCGTTTACCAGGTAAGCTGCAAAAGTCGTCTTTCCGCTGTCAACCCCGCCTACCAAAATAACGAGAGGACCTCCCTGCAAGATTTTCCCTACCGTGTCGTGCCATTCC is a window from the Bacillota bacterium genome containing:
- a CDS encoding Clp1/GlmU family protein; the encoded protein is MEEACYPREWHDTVGKILQGGPLVILVGGVDSGKTTFAAYLVNETLRAHRSCAVVDADIGQSSIGPPGTVSLGFPDNPVEELKSIPMAFFYFVGAISPQRHLLPCVVGVKKMVEAARSRAGRIPDKIVVDTTGLVQGRLGRTLKEYKLDALEPDNVVFFQRRRELESLARLWERKSQVYRLEVGPQVERKTFEVRARNRAEKWRQYFHGSTEHEFSFKDVAFTRGVLGTGQPLGKDWRENLARSLTKDILWMECSPERNFVVTREQLGEEELARLSACAGLGRSRILQYRSADFEGVLVALVNESGSASALGIVTRVDFKHEIIKVLSPLSGDEKIWEIQFGDYRFPLGQREITS